The Sphingobium sp. JS3065 genomic sequence TCCTGTCTTGCAACCCCGCCCACTCGACTCCGGCGCCATCCCATGATTAAGGCAGCGTCGATGACACGCCTGCCCGATCCCGCTACTCCGCTCGACGCGCAACAGGCCGCCACGGCCTTCGACCTGCTGTTCGATGCCGACCTGCCCGAAGGGGAGATCGCCAGCTTCCTCGTCACCATGGCCCGGCGCGGCGAGACGGCCACGGAAATCGCCGCCGCCGCCCGTGCCATGCGCGCCCGCACGATCCCGGTCGCTGCTCCGCCCGGCGCGATAGACGTATGCGGCACGGGCGGAGACGGCCACCACACCCTTAACGTGTCGACTGCCGTATCCCTGGTGGTTGCCGCCGCAGGCGTGCCCGTCGCCAAGCATGGCAACCGCGCCGCCTCCTCCAAGGCAGGGGCAGCCGACACGCTCGAAGCGCTCGGCCTCGATCTCGACCGCGCCGCGCAAACCGCCGAAGCGACGCTGGCCGACCTTGGCATCTGCTTCCTCTTCGCGCAAAATTATCACCCCGCGCTCAAACGCCTGGGTCCGATCCGCAAGGCGATCGGCGAACGCACCATCTTCAACCTGATGGGTCCGCTCGCCAATCCGGCGGGGGTGCGCCGTCAACTGGTCGGCATCGCCCGCCCCGACTATGTCCCCGTCTATGCGGAGGCGATAGCGGAACTCGGCGTCGACCATGCCTTGATCGTGTCCGGTGACGAGGGGCTGGACGAATTGTCGCTGGCAGGGGGCAATGAACTGGCGGAAGTGAAAGGCGACCGGCTGGTCGCCATGCGTCGACTGACCGCCGCCGAACTCGGCCTATCCACCCACCCGGTCGAAGCGATCAAGGGCGGCGATCCCGCCTATAACGCCGCCGCCCTGCGCGCCCTGCTGCAAGGCGAAGCGGGGCCTTACCGGGACGCGGTGCTGCTGAACGCCGCCGCCGCCCTTGTCGTCGCGGACGCCGTATCCGATTTCCGCGAAGGGGTGGAGGAAGCCGCCGAAACCATCGACCGGGGCCTTGCCAACGCGCTCCTCAATTGCTGGATTGCCTACCCATGACCAACAAGCTGATCGAAATCTGCGATGTGAAGCGGGAGGAAGTCGCCCGCCGCAAGGCCGCGATCACCGTTTCCACGCTGCACGCCCGCGCCGC encodes the following:
- the trpD gene encoding anthranilate phosphoribosyltransferase, which codes for MTRLPDPATPLDAQQAATAFDLLFDADLPEGEIASFLVTMARRGETATEIAAAARAMRARTIPVAAPPGAIDVCGTGGDGHHTLNVSTAVSLVVAAAGVPVAKHGNRAASSKAGAADTLEALGLDLDRAAQTAEATLADLGICFLFAQNYHPALKRLGPIRKAIGERTIFNLMGPLANPAGVRRQLVGIARPDYVPVYAEAIAELGVDHALIVSGDEGLDELSLAGGNELAEVKGDRLVAMRRLTAAELGLSTHPVEAIKGGDPAYNAAALRALLQGEAGPYRDAVLLNAAAALVVADAVSDFREGVEEAAETIDRGLANALLNCWIAYP